DNA from Eucalyptus grandis isolate ANBG69807.140 chromosome 5, ASM1654582v1, whole genome shotgun sequence:
AACACTCAACGAGATACGGATGACCTTCGAAAATGTTCTGCCCTAGAATTAGTCGCGATTCCATGCGATGATTTCTCTTGTTAAAAGTCATTATTTGCTTGTTCGCATCCAAGGCCACAAATAGCCCATCGTAATAAATCAGTTGAAGGATGGTGGACCGACGCAGATACATTGCTGGACTCACTGCCGTCCATGCATCTTCTCCTGATCTGTGGAAGGCAAACCCTAGTGGTCCAAGACTTTGATGAATATGGATCATGACTACGTAGCTCCTGGTTGAAGAAGGGCCTGAGGACAAGGCGATCCTGTTGATTCTGGGATGGCGGCACTGGAGCCTCTTCGGCCCATCGAGTTGCACCCTGAGACGTGACTTGCGGCGAAGCTTCGTCAAGGCAGGGAGTTCGATGCTGACGCGCGAAAGCGGATTGAAGATATGGTACTCCCTGTCCCCCTGTGACGCGAGTATCCATCCTGGTGCAGACAAGGTCCGGACATGAGATCCTGGCACCTGCATCGGGTAAATTCTCCCTGTGGTGGGGCTGCGGAACTCAGCTCTTTGGTTGTCCGCATAAATCATGAGCCACGGCTTTTTCGACTTGGTGTCGTACGTCTCTTTGGCGGCAGTGGACCGCCATGATGTGCACACCCCTCGAAAAGCTAAAAAGTCTTCTATGGCTAGCCGTCGAGCAATGAGTTCTAGGATCTCTCGTGGGAGTTCTTCCCAATTCACCATTACTTGGTCATAGATTGAATGACCAAGTCGCGCGGTGTGCAACTTCTTTGATGAATTCATCCCTCAAAACATGAGGCGGGTCCATGCTTATCTGAGGCGGGTCGTTGCTTATGTAAGGAAAGACCACTATCGGGAATTCGGTTTCCTTTTTAGTGTAAGATTACCCCAATCCGACTTCCTCTTTCAACAAATTGCTTCACAAAACTTATGGctcgataatttctttttcttgaatggATATTCCTTTGTCCTGGTTGGCAAGATAAACTTCCTCTTATTTAATGTTATAAGATTCAAATCTTTCTATAGAATATAGCATATCTATGAGATAGTTCATCTTCAAGTTTTTACGAATAAAACCCCATAAAGATCTCATACATAATCTGTTTAAGTAAATGATAATTGTTTCATAGTAAATGACGcatgaaattgtaatttaaaagtaaaCTGACTTGTAACACTCAAAACATAATacctaaaatatttaatactttgaacaaaaaaaactatatgtaCCATTTCAATAAGAAACTTGTTTTTcaacccaaaaataaataaataaataaataaataagaaactTGTTTTCCtcgaaagaaaatatatgaTAATTGTCACATAATAAATGATGcgtcaaaaaaaataaagtgtgaaattttaatttaaagatAAACTGACTTTCAAAACATAAATCATAACTATCACATAGTAGGGAATTCATGAGTGCActccgataaaaaaaaaatggcaattgTGACACAGGGGAAACAAtcacttttttaaattataagaGCCTTATATATAGACcactcttttctttcatttgtacaCTCTTTGTACAATTATATCTATATCCCCATTATAGTAAACTATAACCTACTGTACCACTTAAATTGGAGCCATATGAATTTAATATAACTCATTTATACTTTTGTCTCcttattctcattttcaatatGCTTGGTGTAAATACTAAAGGAGATACGAATGATTAAgtattgatccaatttctaaaaataatattcttGCTCTTGAGGACCATAAGATTCAAATCAAAGCCGAGTTggatttcaaaatgattttttattaggGTGGCCTGTATGAAGTATGTTGCGAAATGTTCGTGGAAATGCTTCGCAGGAATCGGAATTCTACTAAAATAATTGTTGCTGGTCAGTGCCTTCAGGTGAgtaaaatcattttgttttggGCGTCGTATTTATGGTCTCACTGACGATACTGGAATTCCCATCATTTTGTCTTGTTAGCATTTGAGGCAtgaaacgacgtcatttagtatcttttcttcaaataagaacctaagTCACCAAATTGAAAGAAAGGCCCAATTTCAAACTCTAACTGCTATTGAATGAATCCTCCCAACTCAATCCGCCATGTTTCGGCAAGTTACGAAGAAGCTGCTCCCCCGGCTCACCGTGAGGACCCGTCCCAACCCTtcttgagaaaagaaaagatcaaatcTCAGGTTCTAACTTTGCTTTGAACAGAACAAAACGAGGAGTCGGAAACTATCTGGTATATGGATGATGATAGAGTTGCAATCTGTGATGAGATCAAGGACAGAAAGTTCGTCTATAACTGCCGGTGGGAATCAAAGCCAACAAATAGATTTCGGGAGCGATTTCATCACTTCGTAACCGGCCGCAAAGAAGAGTAAAACATAGCTCACCTCGCACTCTTCTGAAATCAATTGTTGGTGGTGGCGAACGAAGGAAGATTCTCAGTGACACAGAAGCCAAGAACCAAAGCCAACAATGGTGTGTTGAGCCGGATCCGAGTTCTTTAAGTACTCGGATCGCAGAACAGAGAGTAGACCAGGACAATTCACGGCACTTTGATAATACTCCGACGATTGAGAGTGGATGACAATTTGGGAGCTCCATAACATCGAGagcttttgcttcatttttcaTGCGAAAAATGTGTTTGTGGAGACTGTACCCCTCCCTCCTTGCAAGTTTTCTGTGACGTGTCTATATACCCTAAAAAAGGAATCCAACTCCGTCAAACCCCGAAATTAATTATGTTATATAGCTTTTCTAGAATCTTGTCGAGAGGACATTGCTTCGCCCAGCCACATCGAAGAGGTGCAGGACGCACGCTGAAGCTTCGGGAGTGGGTGAAGAGAGATTCAAGACAGACAGGCGAGCTCTTTAAAAGCGAAAATTGAAGACACGAAAAAAAGGCCTCTCGACCAAGCTTGCTGGGGACAATAGGGGTGGTTCGCGAGCGACACCGACACTCGTCCGTGGATGAGCAATTCGCGAGCGTTGGCATCACTCGACCAAATCTGGTGGAGACTCCACTGGTTGCAACCATGGAGGAGGGCTGGAGGTCGAACTCGGAGAGACGGATGACCAGATGGGTTTTTCGAGCAAGAGGGACCTGAGGCGTTCGGGTGAGGAAGAGGGCCGACACCATTATTGCATGGAGCGAGCTTACGGAGAGGataacagaggagagagaaaagggaaaaaaatgccCATATCTTCTCTTCTGTTTCGTTGGACAGCGGCCAAAAACCACGCGGactgcttttttttcttttaaatgctaagttatattaaatttttagttataaaaatcatgtaattttggctggaatttctTGTCGgaagcacttaagtgattgttttCTCTGATTTCATAATTAAGTGAGCCGGCAAAATTTTTTTGCACTAAACTAAACgtcatatataatttttggcactcttaatatatttatcccgagcaaaagaaaagttatgGAGATGCAAGAGAGTGGAGAAATTgtgaaataatgaaaaatattacaatactcttcaattcttcaaaaattgaaaaaggcaTAGAATGGAATTTTAAGGCTAAATTATCTTAGAAGAACTCGCCGCCACctattttttaaaggaaaatagaagaaatgatTTAACAAACTAATTggtaaagaaattaaaatgcaatatctaattttaaatgcattttttccTGCTTACGTCGTCATacaa
Protein-coding regions in this window:
- the LOC104447015 gene encoding F-box/kelch-repeat protein At1g57790 — its product is MVNWEELPREILELIARRLAIEDFLAFRGVCTSWRSTAAKETYDTKSKKPWLMIYADNQRAEFRSPTTGRIYPMQVPGSHVRTLSAPGWILASQGDREYHIFNPLSRVSIELPALTKLRRKSRLRVQLDGPKRLQCRHPRINRIALSSGPSSTRSYVVMIHIHQSLGPLGFAFHRSGEDAWTAVSPAMYLRRSTILQLIYYDGLFVALDANKQIMTFNKRNHRMESRLILGQNIFEGHPYLVECSGSLLAAWMIWGEGYGTVKEIRVFKVDLEKGTEEEVKSLGNASLFLNGNSSFSVEFNAESCLLGVKPNHVYFKDNIDEKKKSYRMDNGEVGIYFDATSCHGYAAAWFQPDFSAFLMINFIFLFLNAKTLRNRLE